In Notamacropus eugenii isolate mMacEug1 chromosome 1, mMacEug1.pri_v2, whole genome shotgun sequence, one genomic interval encodes:
- the LOC140520755 gene encoding olfactory receptor 2C1-like encodes MVTFFSSSGDRRWPVMEGAKNSSFKGFILIGLSDHPHLEMIFFVLMLFSYMFILVGNLTIILISRLDVRLHTPMYFFLSNLASVDLAITTSIVPQMLFNLSGADKTISYAGCVTQLYVFLWLGATEAMVLLVMAFDRYVAVCRPLHYMTIMNPRICCQLASTAWLAGLGNSLIQSTFTLQLPFCGHQEVNSFLCEVPSLIKSACGNTNLNEAVLNGICAFFTAVPLSIILISYGYIARAVLKIPSAEGRKKAFNTCGSHLTVVFLFYGSAIYAYLLPSKSSSQDQGKFMTLFYSVVTAMVNPLIYTLRNKEVKGALRKVLGKWRKEW; translated from the coding sequence ATGgtgacttttttctcttcctcagggGACAGAAGGTGGCCAGTGATGGAAGGAGCCAAGAACAGTTCCTTTAAGGGTTTCATTTTGATTGGTCTGTCTGACCATCCCCACCTGGAGATGATCTTTTTTGTCCTTATGCTGTTCTCCTACATGTTCATCTTGGTGGGAAACTTGACCATTATCCTAATATCGCGCCTGGATGTCCGCCTTCACACACCCATGTATTTTTTCCTCAGTAATCTCGCCTCTGTTGATCTTGCCATTACCACAAGTATAGTCCCTCAGATGCTGTTCAATCTGTCAGGTGCAGACAAAACCATCAGCTATGCTGGCTGTGTAACACAACTatatgtttttctttggctgGGTGCTACTGAGGCAATGGTCTTGTTGGTGATGGCATTTGATCGCTATGTAGCTGTCTGCCGGCCCCTCCACTACATGACCATCATGAACCCTCGGATTTGCTGCCAGCTAGCTTCCACAGCCTGGCTAGCTGGCTTGGGAAATTCCCTCATTCAGTCAACATTCACTCTACAGCTCCCATTTTGTGGACACCAGGAAGTCAACAGTTTCCTCTGTGAAGTGCCATCTCTCATCAAGTCAGCCTGTGGTAACACAAACCTCAATGAGGCTGTACTCAATGGTATCTGTGCCTTCTTCACTGCAGTGCCCCTGAGCATCATCCTCATCTCCTATGGTTACATTGCCAGGGCTGTCCTGAAGATCCCCTCAGCTGAAGGCAGGAAAAAGGCCTTCAATACTTGTGGCTCCCATTTGACAGTGGTATTCCTCTTCTATGGCTCAGCCATTTATGCCTATCTGCTGCCATCCAAGAGTAGTTCCCAAGACCAGGGCAAATTCATGACTCTCTTTTATTCAGTAGTTACAGCCATGGTGAATCCCCTAATCTACACTCTGAGGAACAAGGAGGTGAAGGGGGCACTAAGGAAGGTTCTGGGGAAATGGAGGAAGGAATggtga